A section of the Saccharopolyspora gregorii genome encodes:
- a CDS encoding winged helix-turn-helix domain-containing protein translates to MSWESRADRINRDLPVYVWSQIADDLRADIESGELSPGQRLPSGPELAEIYGVTKVTATKAIRHLQEAGLLTVVNGMGTYVTAA, encoded by the coding sequence ATGAGCTGGGAGAGCCGCGCAGACAGGATCAACCGGGACCTGCCGGTCTACGTCTGGTCCCAGATCGCCGACGACCTCCGAGCCGACATCGAATCCGGCGAACTCTCCCCAGGCCAGCGCCTCCCCTCCGGACCCGAACTCGCCGAGATCTACGGCGTCACCAAGGTCACCGCCACCAAGGCCATCCGCCACCTCCAAGAAGCCGGCCTACTCACCGTCGTCAACGGCATGGGCACCTACGTCACTGCAGCCTGA
- a CDS encoding SUMF1/EgtB/PvdO family nonheme iron enzyme: MANVQVWTGTEIKALRTAMRLSLREFAAHLGVSERNISKWEAKGSDVTPIPVNQAILDTALRMSDPDTKARFKGLTGGAEISGAETIEPIGSSQVRHPLTGSSMVKVDGSIYQSGPSNTPLWVPSYYIDIYLVSNADYAQFVAATGHQPPQHWENGTFPKELANHPVVWVTWKDAAAYAKWAGKTLPTAQQWEKAARGTRGATYPWGDQPTPAKCNVRENGVGTTTAVDCYQSGTSPYGVYDMCGNVWEWLDTQSTPGRRELKGGAWTSQFDRAVPSQFNDANETMCDDDTGFRCAAPAEDLERLLHGTG, translated from the coding sequence GTGGCGAATGTGCAGGTTTGGACGGGGACCGAGATCAAGGCTCTCCGCACCGCGATGCGGCTGAGTCTTCGGGAGTTCGCTGCCCACCTGGGCGTGAGTGAGCGCAACATCTCGAAGTGGGAAGCCAAAGGCTCAGATGTCACCCCGATCCCGGTCAACCAGGCGATCCTGGACACGGCCTTGCGGATGTCCGACCCGGACACCAAAGCCCGGTTCAAGGGCCTTACCGGCGGTGCGGAGATCTCCGGCGCCGAGACCATCGAACCGATTGGGAGCAGCCAGGTTCGCCACCCGCTCACCGGCAGCTCGATGGTCAAGGTGGACGGCAGCATCTACCAGTCCGGCCCGAGCAACACGCCCCTGTGGGTGCCGTCGTACTACATCGACATCTACCTGGTCAGCAACGCCGACTACGCCCAGTTCGTCGCCGCCACTGGGCACCAGCCGCCGCAGCACTGGGAAAACGGCACCTTCCCGAAGGAACTGGCCAACCACCCCGTGGTGTGGGTGACCTGGAAGGACGCCGCCGCCTACGCGAAGTGGGCGGGCAAGACGCTCCCAACCGCGCAGCAGTGGGAGAAGGCCGCCAGAGGAACCCGCGGTGCGACCTACCCGTGGGGCGACCAGCCGACGCCGGCCAAGTGCAACGTCCGCGAGAACGGCGTCGGCACCACGACGGCCGTCGACTGCTACCAGTCCGGGACCAGCCCCTACGGCGTCTACGACATGTGCGGCAACGTCTGGGAATGGCTCGACACCCAGTCCACGCCCGGACGGCGCGAGCTCAAGGGCGGAGCCTGGACGAGCCAGTTCGACCGCGCGGTCCCGTCGCAGTTCAACGACGCCAACGAGACCATGTGCGACGACGACACCGGCTTCCGGTGCGCGGCGCCGGCCGAAGACCTCGAACGACTGCTTCACGGCACCGGCTGA
- a CDS encoding DNA cytosine methyltransferase, whose translation MALPKIVSLFSGAGGLDLGFREAGFSLKFAVDRSFASIQTHRRNFKGTMSLAADLEELGPKGVLEHLEGVLEPGDKIGVIGGPPCQGFSRSNSGSAANDPRNRLPLLYLHIVEALQEKYTVEFVLFENVLGIKDAKHSVVFSGILSKFKEIGLMASVDEYSALDYGVAQTRNRVIISGFRSSDAAELFRPRKTTEGKNLTVRGVIGSLPDPAYFSRQITAAEIPHHENHWTMRPVSKRFSEPDGASRAGRSFRRLDWDKPSPTVAYGHREIHVHPEGRRRLSIYEAMLLQGFPHEFVLDGTLSAQVEQVSNAVPPPLARALADAIIEALANASQKGLHAWRPERMTRSSTGVEGSQASEISPREVNLMGSIP comes from the coding sequence ATGGCGTTGCCTAAGATCGTAAGTCTCTTCTCTGGCGCCGGCGGTCTTGACCTCGGTTTTCGTGAAGCAGGCTTCTCGCTCAAGTTTGCAGTGGACAGGTCTTTTGCTTCCATCCAGACCCATAGGCGCAACTTCAAGGGCACGATGTCGCTCGCGGCCGACCTCGAGGAACTCGGCCCCAAGGGGGTGCTGGAGCACCTTGAGGGCGTCTTGGAACCGGGCGATAAGATCGGCGTCATTGGCGGACCACCGTGTCAAGGATTCTCCCGCTCAAACAGTGGCAGTGCAGCGAACGATCCAAGGAATCGGCTCCCTCTGCTGTACCTTCATATAGTCGAGGCACTACAGGAAAAGTACACAGTTGAATTCGTCCTTTTCGAGAATGTTCTAGGAATTAAGGACGCAAAGCACTCTGTCGTTTTCAGTGGAATCCTGTCGAAGTTCAAAGAGATCGGCCTGATGGCGAGTGTTGACGAGTATTCAGCACTGGACTATGGAGTTGCGCAAACGCGAAATCGTGTGATCATCTCGGGATTTCGGAGTTCAGACGCAGCGGAACTTTTTCGCCCTCGCAAGACTACGGAAGGCAAAAACCTTACCGTTCGTGGTGTGATCGGGTCCCTTCCGGATCCAGCCTACTTCTCGCGGCAAATTACGGCGGCGGAGATTCCTCATCATGAGAACCACTGGACGATGCGTCCTGTATCTAAGCGATTCTCAGAGCCTGACGGGGCCAGTCGGGCTGGCAGGAGTTTCCGTCGTTTGGATTGGGACAAACCCAGCCCAACTGTCGCATACGGGCATCGGGAGATTCACGTTCACCCCGAGGGGCGTCGGCGCCTGAGTATCTACGAAGCCATGCTTCTTCAAGGTTTCCCGCACGAGTTCGTACTTGATGGAACTCTCTCTGCCCAGGTTGAACAGGTCTCGAATGCTGTACCCCCGCCCCTAGCCCGGGCGCTTGCCGACGCGATTATTGAAGCGCTCGCTAACGCCTCACAGAAGGGACTACACGCGTGGCGACCCGAACGCATGACCAGGTCATCCACGGGAGTGGAAGGTTCGCAGGCATCCGAGATTTCGCCTAGAGAAGTCAATCTCATGGGAAGCATCCCATAA
- a CDS encoding helicase-related protein — MTGVEGRAIMEAAVRRELFGPPPDELFRGKPLDCSSGTYHFDKREDSYGLWHDASTGQEILTGGDPLHRYGVGVLFGGAADHGTVIQANHEDLQSEEADDETTGVTGLSENDEFLPQLGPQLEVKDTIALSGEADSDDFDLTDANKFKPSAMAISFQCEVPSEGSLAVTIKGAYYDRISVTWAGLHRPRIWWVRRPFELTGRIPGRTLLDATNNRKNVSLKPIGELRVTPTLQVFSRRLPGRAADSTERLITMAALNTTPGSGPSSALFQMTFRAQPDGGIRITAYPDVEQHEPDPEEQSIALLYRDRLTYAIGHGCAADWKTLSGQSLATEVWAEPLPAHEVVSLTPNVYMTASDGTRQPVTVSMEELANGTDAGRVQVETVLRLYREWIEARKAEIDDLPQKFHQAALRHMDQAQLALDRMRAGWQLVTTDPTAKRAFRLANEAMLFQQLRSSFERRPVERHRDGRLVVTGSHPTPTPVPGKGNWRPFQIAFLLASLPELIDRTQSTRSIVDLIFFPTGGGKTEAYLGAAAVSLLARRLRKKDDAGTDTLMRYTLRLLTSQQFLRAAALVCVLEDIRSRNEDELGTMPFGIGIWLGGSSTPNNWDQARENLRQLASHNSAQNKFLLLRCPWCGTEMGPKRKPGRGQDIIGYEPVGKKVEFRCADRACRFGGRRKLPVHVVDQDIYDSRPSIVIGTVDKFAMMAWRPEARAIFGLADDGSRRFSPPGLIIQDELHLISGPLGSMVGLYEPVIDDLCTDKRNEEPLPPKIIAATATIRRYEDQVRGLFGRAQVALFPPHGLTEGHSFFAEPALLENGEPEPGRRYLGILSASLGSTQTVQVRVAAATLQGAVDIPDADKDGYWTNLNFLNSLRELGNTVSLIQSDIPDYLAGLRRREDLKSPRWPRIPMELTSRRRSDDIPKAIEQLQIAYGDPGCVDICLASNIIEVGVDIDRLGLMTIVGQPKTTAQYIQVSGRVGRRPDRSPGLVLTIYGAAKPRDRSHYERFRTYHEQLYAQVEPTSVTPYAAPVLKRALHAATVAHIRQSAEITLPVYPFPESEYDAAVDLLRERAVIADPGELQTLEQEQRKRAKEWAKWERTDWSANIRGGDPKQGLMRYAGTLPDLTAEATMWDVPTSMRNVDAECRLEISLDYNREEIALAEEDEQ; from the coding sequence ATGACAGGTGTCGAGGGCCGCGCCATCATGGAGGCCGCAGTTCGGCGTGAACTATTCGGGCCGCCGCCAGATGAGCTTTTTCGTGGCAAGCCGCTTGACTGCTCCTCGGGCACCTATCACTTCGATAAGCGCGAGGACAGCTACGGCCTCTGGCACGATGCCAGCACTGGGCAAGAGATCTTGACCGGAGGCGATCCACTCCACCGCTATGGCGTTGGAGTTCTCTTTGGAGGCGCCGCCGACCATGGCACGGTTATCCAGGCCAATCATGAAGATCTCCAGTCCGAAGAGGCCGACGACGAGACAACCGGCGTCACGGGACTAAGCGAGAACGACGAGTTCCTACCCCAACTTGGACCTCAACTCGAGGTTAAGGACACCATTGCGTTAAGCGGTGAAGCTGACTCTGACGACTTCGACCTAACGGACGCCAACAAGTTCAAACCCTCCGCCATGGCCATCTCGTTCCAGTGCGAGGTGCCCTCGGAGGGCTCGCTCGCTGTGACCATCAAGGGCGCATACTACGACCGCATATCCGTCACCTGGGCAGGGCTTCACCGCCCGCGCATCTGGTGGGTCCGCCGTCCTTTTGAGTTGACCGGCCGAATCCCTGGGCGAACGCTGCTTGACGCTACTAACAACCGAAAGAATGTTTCGCTTAAGCCGATCGGGGAACTCCGAGTCACCCCGACGCTGCAGGTTTTCAGTCGCAGACTCCCTGGCCGAGCGGCAGACTCGACGGAGCGGCTGATCACCATGGCGGCGCTCAACACGACGCCAGGGTCAGGCCCCTCCTCAGCTCTGTTTCAGATGACCTTCCGAGCACAACCAGACGGAGGGATACGGATTACGGCTTACCCGGATGTCGAACAGCACGAGCCGGACCCCGAAGAACAATCGATCGCTTTGCTCTACCGGGACCGGCTAACTTACGCCATCGGTCATGGATGTGCGGCCGACTGGAAGACACTCTCGGGACAAAGCCTCGCAACTGAGGTCTGGGCCGAGCCCCTGCCTGCGCATGAGGTTGTCAGCCTGACACCGAACGTCTATATGACCGCGTCCGATGGCACCCGTCAGCCGGTGACTGTCAGCATGGAGGAACTGGCGAACGGAACCGATGCCGGTCGGGTGCAAGTCGAAACCGTACTGCGGCTGTACCGCGAATGGATTGAGGCTCGTAAGGCCGAGATCGACGATCTGCCTCAGAAGTTCCACCAGGCAGCGTTGCGCCACATGGATCAGGCTCAGCTCGCGCTCGACCGGATGCGCGCGGGTTGGCAGCTGGTGACGACCGATCCGACAGCGAAACGGGCATTTCGGCTCGCTAACGAAGCCATGCTCTTCCAGCAGTTGCGATCAAGTTTCGAAAGGCGCCCAGTTGAGCGCCATCGGGACGGTCGACTGGTCGTCACAGGGAGCCATCCGACGCCGACACCGGTCCCAGGCAAAGGCAACTGGCGACCGTTCCAGATCGCCTTCCTGCTGGCCAGTCTCCCGGAGCTCATCGATCGGACACAGTCCACCCGCTCGATCGTCGACCTCATCTTCTTCCCGACCGGTGGGGGTAAGACCGAGGCGTACCTCGGCGCCGCTGCAGTCAGCCTGCTCGCCCGTCGTCTTCGCAAGAAGGACGACGCGGGCACCGACACGCTCATGCGGTACACCCTGAGACTCCTGACCTCGCAGCAGTTCCTGCGGGCGGCCGCGCTTGTGTGCGTGCTGGAGGACATCCGCTCACGAAACGAGGACGAACTCGGTACGATGCCATTCGGTATTGGCATCTGGTTGGGCGGTTCTTCGACCCCCAACAACTGGGACCAAGCCCGTGAGAACCTGCGCCAGCTAGCAAGTCACAACTCAGCTCAGAACAAATTTCTGTTGCTGCGCTGTCCGTGGTGCGGCACCGAAATGGGGCCCAAGCGGAAGCCCGGTCGTGGGCAGGACATTATCGGCTACGAGCCAGTTGGAAAGAAGGTCGAGTTCCGTTGTGCGGATCGCGCCTGCCGATTCGGTGGCAGACGTAAGTTGCCTGTGCATGTGGTCGACCAGGACATCTATGACAGTCGCCCATCGATTGTGATCGGTACGGTCGACAAGTTTGCAATGATGGCATGGCGCCCGGAAGCCAGAGCCATCTTCGGATTGGCCGACGACGGTTCTCGGCGATTCTCGCCTCCCGGATTGATCATTCAGGACGAGCTGCACCTAATTTCTGGGCCACTCGGCTCGATGGTCGGCCTCTATGAGCCTGTTATCGATGACCTTTGTACTGATAAGCGGAACGAAGAACCCCTTCCACCGAAGATCATCGCCGCGACAGCGACGATTCGGCGTTACGAGGACCAGGTCCGTGGACTGTTCGGCCGCGCGCAAGTCGCGCTCTTTCCACCGCACGGATTGACGGAGGGCCACTCATTCTTTGCCGAACCTGCTCTGCTGGAGAACGGTGAGCCCGAGCCGGGGAGGCGCTATCTCGGCATCTTGAGCGCCTCGCTCGGATCTACGCAGACGGTCCAAGTGCGGGTTGCAGCAGCAACACTCCAGGGTGCAGTCGATATCCCTGATGCCGACAAGGACGGCTACTGGACCAATTTGAACTTCCTAAATAGCCTTCGGGAGCTGGGCAATACGGTATCACTGATCCAGTCCGACATTCCGGACTACCTGGCTGGATTGCGTCGACGGGAAGACCTCAAGTCGCCGAGGTGGCCGAGAATCCCAATGGAACTCACCAGTCGTCGGCGTAGTGACGACATCCCCAAGGCTATCGAACAATTGCAGATCGCATATGGCGATCCCGGCTGCGTCGACATCTGCCTGGCCTCGAACATCATCGAGGTCGGTGTCGACATTGACCGGCTCGGCCTGATGACCATCGTCGGCCAGCCTAAGACCACAGCACAGTACATCCAGGTCAGCGGCCGGGTGGGCCGTCGACCAGACCGAAGCCCGGGCCTGGTGCTTACGATCTACGGTGCGGCCAAGCCAAGGGACCGTAGCCACTACGAGCGTTTCCGCACATACCACGAGCAGCTCTATGCCCAAGTTGAGCCGACGTCAGTAACGCCGTACGCCGCACCCGTACTTAAGCGAGCGCTCCATGCCGCTACAGTGGCGCACATCCGCCAGTCAGCTGAGATCACCCTGCCCGTTTATCCGTTTCCTGAGTCGGAATATGACGCGGCAGTGGACCTCCTCAGAGAGCGGGCAGTAATCGCAGATCCCGGTGAGCTTCAGACCCTCGAGCAGGAACAACGGAAGCGGGCTAAGGAATGGGCGAAATGGGAACGGACAGATTGGAGCGCGAACATCAGAGGAGGTGATCCGAAACAGGGCTTGATGCGGTACGCAGGAACGCTTCCGGACCTTACGGCTGAGGCAACTATGTGGGACGTCCCAACCAGCATGCGTAACGTCGATGCCGAGTGCCGTCTAGAGATCTCCTTGGATTACAACCGGGAAGAAATTGCCCTAGCCGAGGAGGATGAGCAATGA
- a CDS encoding nuclease-related domain-containing DEAD/DEAH box helicase produces the protein MMPPYCPEDAPPGESAVFEALATSPETGDWIVLHSLAIASHVRQVQGEADFVVVVPNHGVLVIEVKSHSSVKRLPDGRWKLGSQAPTSRGPFQQVNEAMHSIKDYLRSHDVNLRSVPVLDAVWFTHVRARAKLPHNPEWHSWQLLDSEDLKANAAGAVSRALAAGTEHLGSRIRGFTPGAVGLDEDTANRIASVLRPKFEAAIVPGDIRRVRENQLAAFIDEQYDALDSMQHNRAVMFSGPAGCGKTWLAMEAARREIELGRTGRLICFNRLLGQRLKREMADIEGLRVGTFHQEALRLSGVQTPIETGPQFWETQLPDLTVEALLDHGETEAADFLIVDEVQDLARNPMLDVLDLLVKDGLKGGRVVLFGDFERQAIYESGDGRALLSERIHGLATFALNVNCRNLPRIGTVVKKLSHMVPGYRRFRRPDDGVDPEFIPVQRGQDQSTLLADAVRTLREDGFGLDEMIVLSPLRSGSTAETTKDQWLRQILRPADGQAPRSSQLRFSTIHAFKGLESPAVIITDLDEGAGLNFEALLYVGMTRATDRLVALIETQTFRATYGGKP, from the coding sequence ATGATGCCTCCGTACTGCCCAGAGGATGCGCCGCCCGGAGAGAGTGCGGTCTTCGAAGCTCTCGCTACCAGCCCGGAGACCGGCGACTGGATTGTGCTCCATTCACTCGCGATCGCCTCGCACGTCCGGCAGGTTCAAGGTGAAGCCGACTTCGTCGTGGTCGTGCCAAACCATGGGGTCCTGGTCATCGAGGTCAAGTCCCACTCTTCAGTTAAGCGCTTGCCCGATGGGCGATGGAAGCTCGGCTCCCAGGCGCCCACCAGTCGCGGGCCATTCCAACAGGTAAACGAAGCCATGCACAGCATCAAGGACTACCTCCGGTCCCATGATGTGAATCTGCGGTCTGTGCCAGTGCTCGACGCCGTGTGGTTCACACACGTCCGCGCCCGGGCGAAGCTGCCGCATAACCCGGAGTGGCACAGTTGGCAACTGCTCGATTCGGAAGACCTCAAGGCGAACGCTGCGGGCGCGGTTTCCCGAGCTCTTGCGGCTGGCACCGAGCACTTAGGGAGTCGCATCCGAGGCTTTACCCCTGGCGCCGTCGGACTTGATGAGGACACAGCCAACCGGATCGCGAGTGTCCTTCGGCCAAAATTTGAGGCTGCGATTGTGCCAGGCGACATCAGGCGAGTACGAGAAAACCAGCTCGCGGCCTTCATAGACGAGCAATATGATGCGCTTGACAGCATGCAACATAACCGGGCAGTAATGTTCTCGGGTCCGGCCGGGTGCGGCAAAACTTGGCTGGCGATGGAGGCTGCGCGCCGTGAGATCGAACTCGGACGTACGGGGCGCCTGATCTGCTTCAATCGTCTCCTCGGGCAGCGGCTCAAACGGGAAATGGCTGATATCGAGGGGCTTCGTGTCGGCACCTTCCATCAGGAGGCCCTTCGCCTGAGCGGTGTTCAGACGCCGATAGAGACGGGACCGCAGTTCTGGGAAACCCAACTGCCAGACCTCACAGTGGAAGCACTGCTCGATCATGGGGAGACAGAGGCTGCGGACTTCCTCATTGTCGACGAGGTCCAAGACCTGGCACGAAATCCGATGCTCGATGTACTCGACCTGCTGGTGAAGGACGGTCTCAAGGGTGGCCGAGTGGTGTTGTTCGGCGACTTTGAGCGTCAAGCAATCTATGAGAGCGGCGACGGCCGCGCGTTACTGAGCGAGCGAATCCACGGATTGGCCACCTTCGCCCTGAATGTGAACTGCAGGAACTTGCCACGAATAGGCACGGTGGTGAAGAAACTGAGCCACATGGTCCCTGGTTATCGCCGGTTCCGGCGCCCTGATGATGGCGTTGATCCGGAGTTCATACCTGTTCAGAGGGGGCAGGATCAGTCGACCTTGCTAGCCGATGCCGTGCGGACTCTACGCGAGGACGGATTTGGCTTGGACGAGATGATTGTTCTCAGCCCGCTTAGAAGCGGTTCAACCGCTGAAACAACTAAAGATCAGTGGCTGCGCCAGATCCTGCGACCAGCCGATGGGCAAGCCCCCAGAAGCAGTCAGCTGCGCTTTAGCACGATCCACGCTTTCAAGGGATTGGAATCCCCGGCAGTTATCATCACCGATCTTGACGAAGGGGCAGGACTCAATTTCGAGGCACTGCTTTATGTCGGAATGACCCGCGCAACAGACCGCCTGGTCGCGCTAATTGAGACTCAGACATTTCGCGCCACCTACGGAGGGAAACCATGA